The Carbonactinospora thermoautotrophica genome window below encodes:
- the kamE gene encoding lysine 5,6-aminomutase subunit beta: MSEAPEKKIVRPYGDTTGDGMVQLSFTLPLPHGKRAEGAALQLARKMGLDPAMVVHAKAMGPDFTFFIVYGRVNHLVDVSQVQVVEREYPLLSPKEINQLIRERLGRKLVVVGACIGTDAHTVGIDAILNIKGFAGEKGLEYYREMRVVNLGAQVPVPELVARAQQERADAVLVSQVVTQRDAHLHNTREMAAAFREAYPQRPLLVVGGPRFDETMAGELGVDRIFTKGTTPREVASYLVYALFGDATLERSA, encoded by the coding sequence ATGAGTGAGGCACCTGAGAAGAAGATCGTCCGCCCGTACGGCGACACGACCGGCGACGGCATGGTGCAGCTGTCGTTCACGCTGCCGCTGCCGCACGGCAAGCGGGCCGAGGGCGCGGCGTTGCAGCTGGCCAGGAAGATGGGCCTGGACCCGGCGATGGTCGTGCACGCCAAGGCGATGGGCCCGGACTTCACGTTCTTCATCGTCTACGGGCGGGTCAACCACCTGGTCGACGTGTCGCAGGTACAGGTGGTGGAGCGGGAGTACCCGCTGCTGTCGCCGAAGGAGATCAACCAGCTCATCCGGGAGCGGCTGGGCCGCAAGCTGGTCGTGGTGGGCGCGTGCATCGGCACGGACGCGCACACGGTCGGGATCGACGCGATCCTCAACATCAAGGGGTTCGCCGGGGAGAAGGGCCTGGAGTACTACCGGGAGATGCGCGTGGTGAACCTGGGCGCGCAGGTCCCGGTGCCGGAGCTGGTGGCGCGCGCGCAGCAGGAGCGCGCCGACGCGGTGCTGGTCTCCCAGGTGGTGACGCAGCGGGACGCCCACCTGCACAACACCCGGGAGATGGCGGCGGCGTTCCGTGAGGCGTACCCGCAGCGGCCGCTGCTCGTCGTGGGCGGCCCGCGGTTCGACGAGACGATGGCCGGCGAGCTGGGCGTGGACCGGATCTTCACCAAGGGGACCACGCCCCGGGAGGTCGCCAGCTACCTGGTGTACGCCCTGTTCGGTGACGCGACACTGGAGAGGTCCGCATGA
- a CDS encoding helix-turn-helix domain-containing protein gives MDGLGDRPGPGRRPRLTEAERGRIVALVGTPPPGRLVRGSDGTLAPAAEGGPVHWTLDTRTAAAGAEGIVVGRSQVRRILLAEGVRWRRTRSWTTSRDPQFAPQEPASSAWTPARRRTRRWSAPTSSAR, from the coding sequence GTGGACGGGCTGGGGGATCGCCCGGGCCCGGGGCGGCGACCGCGGCTGACCGAGGCCGAGCGCGGCCGGATCGTGGCCCTGGTCGGCACGCCCCCGCCCGGCCGGCTGGTGCGTGGGTCGGACGGCACGCTCGCGCCGGCGGCTGAGGGCGGGCCGGTGCACTGGACGCTGGACACCCGCACCGCGGCGGCAGGCGCCGAGGGCATCGTCGTGGGTCGCAGCCAGGTGCGCCGGATCCTGCTCGCCGAAGGAGTGCGGTGGCGGCGGACCCGCTCGTGGACGACGAGCCGGGATCCGCAGTTCGCCCCACAAGAACCCGCATCGTCGGCCTGGACACCCGCCCGCCGGAGAACGCGACGGTGGTCTGCGCCGACGAGCTCGGCCCGGTAA
- the kal gene encoding 3-aminobutyryl-CoA ammonia lyase: MSDDPRVGLSVTHRRYVPYSHAHYGGNLVDGAYVLGMFGDVATEVCIRTDGDEGLFASYEDVQFKAPLRAGDVVEATATVTHVGRRSRRLAFEARVVCRARPDKSPSAAEVLAEPITVVTATGTVVVPPAS; the protein is encoded by the coding sequence ATGAGCGACGACCCGCGGGTGGGGCTCTCGGTCACCCACCGCCGCTACGTCCCGTACTCCCACGCCCACTACGGCGGCAACCTGGTCGACGGGGCGTACGTGCTGGGCATGTTCGGCGACGTGGCTACCGAGGTGTGCATCCGCACGGACGGGGACGAGGGGCTGTTCGCCTCGTACGAGGACGTGCAGTTCAAGGCGCCGCTGCGGGCGGGGGACGTGGTGGAGGCGACGGCGACGGTCACCCACGTGGGGCGGCGGTCGCGCAGGCTGGCGTTCGAGGCGCGCGTGGTGTGCCGGGCGCGGCCGGACAAGTCGCCGTCGGCTGCGGAGGTGCTGGCCGAGCCGATCACCGTGGTGACCGCGACCGGCACCGTGGTGGTGCCACCGGCGTCGTGA
- a CDS encoding IS110 family RNA-guided transposase: MERVWAGVDIGKGHHHAVVVDAEGTRLLSRRVPNEEPALLDLLAEVLALAEEVTWAVDLTSSEAALLLALLFDHNQRVVYVPGMAVNRVAGSYRGEGKTDAKDAYVIADTARMRRDLHAVRADDELVVELRLLTAWRADLVADRTRIVNRLRVQLVAVFPGLERVLDLTNRGPLVLLTGYQTPAVIRRTGRKRLEAWLRNRKVRGAADLADRVVEAAHAQHITLPGEKLTARLVARLAREVMDLDEQIAEIDALIEERFRRHHHAEVISSLPGIGVLLGAEFLAATGGDLAVFDSADHLASLAGVAPVPRDSGKRTGNLHRPKRYSRSLQRVFYTSALISIRCCPASRAFYDRKRAEGKRHTQAVLALARRRVNVLWALLRDGRCYQTTPPAPAAA, encoded by the coding sequence GTGGAGCGGGTGTGGGCCGGCGTGGACATCGGGAAGGGCCATCATCACGCGGTGGTGGTCGACGCCGAAGGGACGCGGCTGCTGTCCCGGCGAGTGCCTAACGAGGAGCCGGCGCTGCTGGATCTGCTCGCTGAGGTGCTGGCGCTGGCAGAGGAAGTCACCTGGGCGGTCGATCTCACCAGTAGTGAGGCCGCGCTGCTGCTGGCCCTGCTGTTCGATCACAACCAGCGTGTCGTCTACGTGCCTGGCATGGCCGTGAACCGGGTCGCCGGTTCCTACCGTGGCGAGGGCAAGACCGACGCCAAGGACGCCTATGTCATCGCCGACACCGCCCGCATGCGCCGGGACCTGCACGCGGTGCGCGCCGATGATGAGCTGGTCGTTGAGCTGCGGCTGCTCACCGCGTGGCGGGCTGACCTGGTCGCGGACCGCACCCGCATCGTCAACCGGCTGCGTGTTCAGCTTGTTGCCGTCTTCCCGGGGCTGGAACGCGTCCTGGACCTGACCAATCGAGGTCCGCTGGTGCTGTTGACCGGTTACCAGACCCCAGCTGTGATCCGTCGCACCGGCAGAAAGCGGTTGGAGGCCTGGCTGCGGAACCGGAAGGTCCGCGGTGCCGCGGACCTGGCCGACCGCGTGGTGGAGGCCGCGCATGCCCAGCACATCACCTTGCCCGGAGAGAAGCTGACGGCCCGCCTGGTGGCCCGGCTCGCGAGGGAGGTGATGGACCTCGATGAGCAGATCGCCGAGATCGACGCACTCATCGAGGAGCGGTTCCGCCGGCATCACCACGCCGAAGTGATCAGCAGCCTGCCCGGCATCGGTGTCCTGCTGGGGGCGGAGTTCCTCGCCGCCACCGGCGGCGACCTGGCCGTCTTCGACTCCGCTGACCACCTGGCCAGCCTCGCCGGCGTGGCCCCCGTCCCCCGCGACTCAGGCAAACGCACCGGGAACCTGCACCGGCCCAAGCGATACAGCCGCAGCCTGCAGCGGGTCTTCTACACCTCCGCGCTGATCAGCATCCGCTGCTGCCCGGCCTCCCGCGCCTTCTACGATCGCAAGCGCGCTGAGGGTAAACGTCACACCCAGGCCGTGCTCGCCCTGGCCCGCAGACGGGTCAACGTCCTGTGGGCCCTGCTCCGCGACGGGCGTTGCTACCAGACCACACCACCGGCGCCCGCAGCGGCTTGA
- a CDS encoding glutamate mutase L, whose translation MTARTLDAGRAAAVQVFAPGPHAGRELVVCVDFGSTFTKVAVVDLVAGELVATAEHPTTVGSDLLDGFAAAREALAAALPGACLDRALACSSAGGGLRLAVVGYERAITAEAGHRVGLSAGARVEHVSAGPLHEPEVAALVAARPDVVLLAGGTDGGNAEILLHNAGALATAPLDVPVVVAGNAAVRDEVCALLAAGGKTAVPTANVLPRIGVLEPRPARETIREVFIRHVIGGKGLSALPELASMVRAATPDAVLHAVELLADGAGRVAGTGDVVVVDVGGATTDVYSVVTPDAEQAGLRGEVVQPLWRSRTVEGDLGMRWNALGVVEAAAAERLLDGDEPGLRAAAARRVADPAYVPDSPGEAAVDARLAALAATVALRRHARPQLPQTPATVRHGGKDLREVRLVVGSGGVFRHASPQRLGAALRAPLRDHAGGWPVPERAALAVDRHYVLAAAGLIGLDHPEVACHLLRRYLRLVETGVASATPGG comes from the coding sequence GTGACGGCACGCACACTCGACGCGGGCCGGGCCGCGGCGGTGCAGGTGTTCGCGCCCGGCCCGCACGCCGGGCGTGAGCTGGTGGTGTGCGTGGACTTCGGGTCGACCTTTACGAAGGTGGCGGTCGTGGACCTGGTCGCGGGGGAGCTGGTCGCCACGGCCGAGCATCCGACGACGGTCGGCTCGGATCTGCTGGACGGGTTCGCGGCGGCGCGGGAGGCGCTGGCGGCGGCCCTACCCGGGGCGTGCCTGGACCGGGCGCTGGCGTGTTCCAGCGCCGGGGGCGGGCTGCGGCTGGCCGTGGTCGGGTACGAGCGGGCGATCACCGCCGAGGCCGGGCACCGGGTGGGCCTGTCGGCGGGGGCGCGGGTGGAGCACGTGTCGGCCGGGCCGCTGCACGAGCCTGAGGTGGCCGCGCTGGTGGCGGCGCGGCCGGACGTGGTCCTGCTGGCGGGCGGCACCGACGGGGGGAACGCGGAGATCCTGCTGCACAACGCTGGTGCGCTGGCCACAGCGCCGCTGGACGTGCCGGTGGTGGTGGCCGGGAACGCGGCGGTGCGGGACGAGGTGTGCGCGCTGCTGGCGGCGGGCGGCAAGACCGCGGTCCCGACGGCGAACGTGCTGCCACGGATCGGCGTGCTGGAGCCGCGCCCGGCCCGGGAGACGATCCGGGAGGTGTTCATCCGGCACGTGATCGGCGGCAAGGGGCTGTCAGCGTTGCCGGAGCTCGCGTCGATGGTGCGCGCCGCTACCCCGGACGCGGTGCTGCACGCGGTCGAGCTGCTCGCCGACGGCGCCGGGCGGGTCGCGGGCACAGGCGACGTGGTGGTGGTCGACGTGGGCGGGGCGACCACGGACGTGTACTCGGTCGTCACCCCCGACGCGGAGCAGGCGGGGCTGCGCGGGGAGGTGGTGCAGCCCCTGTGGCGGTCCCGCACGGTCGAGGGTGACCTGGGGATGCGGTGGAACGCCCTCGGCGTCGTCGAGGCGGCGGCCGCGGAACGGCTGCTGGACGGGGACGAGCCGGGGCTGCGCGCGGCGGCCGCTCGGCGGGTGGCTGACCCCGCGTACGTGCCGGACAGCCCGGGTGAGGCAGCGGTGGACGCGCGGCTCGCGGCGCTGGCCGCCACGGTCGCGCTGCGCCGGCACGCCCGGCCGCAGCTGCCGCAGACCCCGGCGACGGTCCGGCACGGCGGCAAGGACCTGCGGGAGGTCCGGCTGGTGGTCGGCTCCGGCGGGGTGTTCCGGCACGCGTCGCCGCAGCGGCTGGGTGCCGCCCTGCGCGCGCCGCTGCGGGACCACGCCGGCGGCTGGCCGGTGCCGGAGCGGGCCGCGCTGGCGGTGGACCGCCACTACGTGCTGGCCGCCGCCGGGCTGATCGGCCTGGACCACCCGGAGGTGGCCTGCCACCTGCTCAGGCGGTACCTGCGGCTGGTGGAGACGGGCGTGGCGTCGGCGACTCCGGGCGGGTGA
- a CDS encoding NAD(P)-dependent oxidoreductase yields the protein MTTELAFLGLGGMGAGMAHRLAEQGFALTVYNRTPSKAQPLVAAGATAAATPAEAAEKADAVLLSLSDEAAVDAVLFEAGGVQETLRPKTLVIDTSTVSPAYSRQVTQRLAALGARRVEACVLGNPHQARAGELRVLAAGDADAVDAAMPVLEVLGKQVVRLGPVGTAATTKLAFNSLLAAQVAALAEAVQLGVQAGLDRDMLLAAMAGSGFSSPVLAFRAGLMRERRYEPAAFRARLMDKDLRLVLAEAARLGVGMPVAEAVARWYGSVVEAGDGDRDAAVIVERPAPANPGGAAP from the coding sequence ATGACGACCGAACTCGCTTTCCTCGGCCTCGGGGGGATGGGGGCCGGGATGGCCCACCGGTTGGCCGAGCAGGGCTTCGCGCTCACTGTCTACAACCGGACACCGAGCAAGGCGCAGCCGCTCGTCGCCGCCGGCGCGACGGCCGCGGCGACACCGGCGGAAGCGGCCGAGAAGGCTGACGCGGTCCTGCTCAGCCTGAGCGACGAGGCCGCTGTGGACGCTGTGCTGTTCGAGGCGGGGGGTGTCCAAGAGACGCTGCGCCCTAAGACACTCGTGATCGACACCTCGACCGTGTCCCCGGCGTACTCCCGTCAGGTCACGCAGCGACTCGCCGCTCTCGGTGCCCGTCGCGTGGAGGCATGCGTCCTCGGCAACCCGCACCAGGCCCGCGCGGGCGAGCTGCGCGTGCTGGCAGCAGGCGACGCCGATGCGGTCGACGCGGCGATGCCGGTGCTTGAGGTACTGGGCAAGCAGGTTGTACGCCTGGGCCCGGTGGGGACAGCGGCCACGACGAAGTTGGCCTTCAACAGCCTCTTGGCCGCCCAGGTGGCGGCCCTGGCCGAGGCCGTGCAACTTGGCGTGCAGGCCGGACTGGACCGGGACATGCTGCTCGCCGCCATGGCGGGCAGCGGGTTCAGCTCCCCGGTCCTGGCGTTCCGGGCCGGCCTTATGCGCGAGCGCCGGTACGAGCCGGCCGCCTTCCGGGCCCGGCTCATGGACAAGGACCTGCGGCTCGTCCTCGCCGAGGCCGCACGCCTGGGCGTGGGGATGCCGGTCGCTGAAGCGGTGGCCCGGTGGTACGGGAGCGTGGTCGAGGCCGGGGACGGCGACCGCGACGCTGCGGTGATCGTCGAGCGGCCTGCGCCGGCAAACCCTGGAGGTGCGGCGCCGTGA
- a CDS encoding AfsR/SARP family transcriptional regulator: MLDGFSLGTYVPTPLPASVWRIVTFLALRGPTTRAKIAGTLWPEATEAHAQGRLRTAVWRLQRDHPGLIETRPGILSLAESVWVDVHDVMRVAHEILLPDEERVPADFPLLLRDAELMPGWDDEWIVFERERLRQLRLHALEVLAQRLTAQRRFGAALEAALAALGSDPLRESAHRVMISVHLAQGNLCEARRQYEECASILGAELGVAPSPLTRRLLHDFDLGDVDVRTGQKRLQDVTP, translated from the coding sequence TTGCTCGACGGCTTCTCGTTAGGCACGTACGTTCCTACGCCACTGCCGGCCAGTGTCTGGCGGATCGTTACGTTCCTGGCCCTGCGTGGGCCTACGACACGCGCCAAGATCGCCGGCACGCTCTGGCCGGAAGCCACCGAGGCACACGCCCAGGGGCGCCTGAGGACCGCGGTGTGGCGCCTGCAACGGGATCACCCCGGGCTGATCGAGACGCGTCCGGGCATCCTGTCCCTGGCGGAGTCGGTCTGGGTGGACGTACACGACGTGATGCGCGTCGCGCACGAGATCCTGCTCCCCGATGAGGAGCGGGTACCCGCGGATTTCCCGCTCCTGCTCCGGGACGCCGAGCTCATGCCGGGCTGGGACGACGAGTGGATCGTCTTCGAGCGCGAGCGGCTGCGGCAGTTGCGGCTGCACGCCCTGGAGGTTCTCGCGCAACGCCTGACGGCGCAACGACGTTTCGGCGCCGCGCTCGAGGCGGCGCTCGCTGCTCTGGGCAGCGACCCGCTGCGCGAGAGCGCGCACCGGGTGATGATCAGCGTGCACCTCGCCCAGGGGAATCTCTGTGAAGCACGCCGGCAGTACGAGGAGTGCGCGAGCATCCTGGGCGCGGAGTTGGGGGTCGCACCCAGCCCGCTCACGCGCAGGCTCCTGCACGACTTCGACTTAGGTGACGTCGATGTGCGCACCGGACAGAAGCGATTGCAGGATGTAACACCGTAA
- a CDS encoding amidohydrolase family protein: MTVVDVHAHLVHPDTVRRFPVPPVLGDVAGLVEAKAAAGIDLTIVGSPNGAGTMVPVPGGGNYHQPLDRLCAFHDWLGQVVADHRDRLRAYVYCDPFGDARMLEAAAQYLATEEFVGIITNPTLRGEYLDSPRADDFFALVAELGVPVMIHSGAEPACCAGIGDYGLVEMVGRYCDVTLGLAAIVLSGRLEQHPDIPIIGTASGGALNLLAGRLDLAWRPRHWGPAATGGEDGRPGQLDRAPHRSRTKAPPSELVRRLYVDTSLDGRHAHLVNLEVFGPDRMLFGTDWPPVPVDHAAKIRMVEELPVADAERQAILGGTALRLFGLEEPGGPAVLAAQAEGSQP, translated from the coding sequence GTGACCGTCGTCGACGTCCACGCCCACCTGGTCCACCCCGACACCGTACGGCGCTTCCCGGTGCCTCCGGTGCTGGGTGACGTCGCCGGCCTCGTCGAAGCCAAAGCAGCGGCCGGCATCGACCTCACCATCGTCGGTAGCCCCAATGGGGCTGGCACGATGGTCCCGGTGCCGGGTGGAGGTAACTATCACCAGCCGCTGGACCGGCTGTGCGCGTTCCACGACTGGCTCGGCCAGGTTGTCGCCGACCATCGGGACCGGCTGCGCGCCTACGTGTACTGCGATCCCTTCGGTGATGCGCGAATGCTGGAGGCAGCCGCGCAGTACCTGGCGACAGAGGAGTTCGTCGGGATCATCACCAATCCGACGCTGCGGGGGGAGTATCTCGACTCGCCGCGGGCGGACGACTTCTTCGCCCTCGTCGCGGAGCTCGGCGTGCCGGTCATGATCCACTCCGGTGCGGAGCCCGCCTGCTGCGCCGGCATCGGCGACTACGGCCTGGTCGAGATGGTAGGCCGGTACTGCGACGTCACTCTCGGGCTCGCCGCCATCGTGCTGTCTGGACGGCTCGAACAACACCCCGATATCCCAATCATTGGCACGGCCAGCGGTGGCGCGCTCAACCTGCTGGCCGGGCGCCTCGACCTGGCCTGGCGACCGCGCCACTGGGGGCCGGCCGCCACCGGCGGTGAGGACGGCAGGCCCGGACAGCTGGACCGAGCGCCCCACCGGAGCAGGACCAAAGCGCCGCCGAGCGAGCTGGTACGACGCCTGTACGTGGACACCAGCCTCGACGGGCGGCATGCGCACCTGGTCAACCTCGAGGTGTTCGGTCCGGACCGAATGCTGTTCGGCACCGACTGGCCGCCTGTGCCTGTGGATCACGCGGCCAAGATCCGCATGGTGGAGGAGCTACCGGTCGCCGACGCCGAGCGGCAGGCGATCCTTGGCGGTACGGCGCTGCGCCTGTTCGGCCTGGAGGAGCCCGGCGGTCCGGCCGTCCTCGCGGCCCAGGCAGAGGGGAGCCAGCCGTGA
- a CDS encoding sigma-54-dependent Fis family transcriptional regulator, producing the protein MANFPLPTPHDVARARERFLSAGEEAEGAVRETILASWRRSRFWGVEVDRLEPPHQPDVDSDGPLMRAARPVLERLEREIADMPLSVILTDAHALVLHRRTGERSLNAHLDAVSLAPGFSYAEQFVGTNGIGTALEERKAAHVFGHEHFSERLQLLSCAGAPIRNLLTGRIEGVIDITCWRDDASPLMRVLVQEAARDIERRLLEQSSKRERILLQEFLARCRRTKKPVLCMGDNLIITNSSAAHLLDPNDHVILRETVAELLASRYRTDVQVNLSRGQTAKLRFHRVPGPTGTAGAVVEIDIMPRTSSFRTETEPPDTWLPGLVGRSPAWTAACQKVSAHCRTRTSLLLIGEPGVGKFALVQAAHRQFFPASCLSVLDAAACKADAPEEWLREVEAWVTGTDGTVVLRHLDRLDPAAMRRLGNALGRESKYRPWIVGTFTTDASAGLASAGADGLLCHFSATVTVPPSRHRIADVWDLVPALLERHTRGREVGCAPEALRILLRCQWPGNVAQLDRALQFALSRRPAGGRIQPQDLPPECHVVSRRVLTPWESLERDAIVTALIEAGGNREKAAMSLGISRATIYRKINTYGIVLDAPQK; encoded by the coding sequence ATGGCGAACTTCCCGTTACCGACACCTCATGACGTCGCCCGCGCCCGTGAACGATTCCTGTCAGCCGGGGAAGAGGCGGAGGGAGCCGTCCGCGAGACGATCCTGGCGTCGTGGCGTCGTTCCCGGTTCTGGGGCGTCGAGGTGGACCGGTTGGAACCGCCTCATCAGCCGGACGTGGACTCCGACGGCCCGCTCATGCGCGCCGCGCGGCCCGTGCTGGAGCGGCTGGAACGTGAGATCGCCGACATGCCGCTGAGCGTCATCCTGACCGACGCGCACGCCCTGGTCCTCCATCGCCGAACCGGTGAGCGTTCCTTGAACGCCCACCTCGACGCGGTGTCGCTCGCGCCGGGCTTCAGCTACGCGGAGCAATTCGTCGGAACCAACGGCATCGGCACGGCCCTCGAAGAGCGCAAGGCGGCGCATGTCTTCGGCCACGAGCACTTCTCCGAACGCCTGCAACTGTTGTCCTGCGCGGGAGCCCCGATCCGTAACCTGCTGACGGGACGGATCGAGGGCGTCATCGACATCACGTGCTGGCGTGATGACGCGAGCCCGCTGATGCGGGTGCTCGTGCAGGAGGCGGCGCGTGACATCGAGCGCAGGCTTCTGGAGCAGAGCAGCAAACGGGAACGCATCCTGCTCCAGGAGTTCCTCGCGCGCTGCCGCCGCACGAAGAAGCCCGTCCTCTGCATGGGCGACAACCTGATCATCACGAACTCCTCGGCGGCGCACCTTCTCGACCCCAACGACCACGTCATCCTGCGGGAGACGGTGGCGGAGCTGCTGGCGTCAAGGTACCGGACGGACGTCCAGGTCAACCTGTCCCGCGGCCAGACCGCGAAGCTGCGCTTTCACCGGGTCCCGGGCCCGACGGGCACGGCCGGGGCGGTCGTCGAGATCGACATCATGCCGCGGACGTCGTCGTTCCGCACCGAGACCGAGCCCCCCGACACGTGGCTGCCCGGTCTGGTGGGGCGCAGCCCCGCGTGGACCGCGGCCTGCCAGAAGGTTTCCGCGCACTGCCGAACGCGCACCTCGTTGCTCCTCATCGGGGAGCCGGGTGTTGGGAAGTTCGCGCTGGTGCAGGCCGCCCATCGGCAGTTCTTCCCCGCGTCGTGCCTGTCCGTGCTCGACGCCGCGGCCTGCAAGGCCGACGCACCCGAGGAGTGGCTGAGGGAGGTCGAGGCCTGGGTGACCGGTACGGACGGCACGGTCGTGCTCCGTCATCTGGACCGCCTCGACCCCGCGGCGATGAGACGCCTGGGCAACGCGCTCGGACGCGAGAGCAAGTACCGGCCATGGATCGTCGGCACGTTCACCACGGACGCGAGCGCCGGCCTGGCGAGCGCCGGTGCCGACGGCCTCCTGTGCCACTTCTCGGCCACGGTCACCGTTCCTCCGTCGCGCCACCGCATCGCGGACGTGTGGGACCTCGTACCGGCGCTCCTGGAGCGGCACACCCGTGGCCGGGAGGTGGGGTGCGCGCCCGAAGCGCTGCGGATCCTGCTGCGGTGCCAGTGGCCCGGGAACGTCGCGCAGCTCGACCGCGCCCTGCAGTTCGCGCTCTCGCGTCGGCCAGCCGGCGGGCGGATCCAGCCGCAGGATCTCCCGCCTGAGTGCCACGTGGTGAGCCGCCGGGTCCTGACGCCGTGGGAGTCGCTGGAACGCGACGCCATCGTCACCGCACTCATCGAAGCCGGGGGCAACCGGGAGAAAGCTGCGATGAGCCTTGGCATCTCCCGAGCGACCATCTACCGCAAGATCAATACGTACGGGATCGTGCTCGACGCGCCTCAGAAGTAG
- a CDS encoding transposase, producing the protein MGSRRPWSAPEARTRPGACGALRVRDGEAVTMTASSRNSVNYQRFGELVERANPTGDIWVIIDNLSSHHSVSTRAWLADRPRIKHAFIPVGACWLNLQEAWWRIFRREALAGQTFADAAEIRQATVHATAALNRRARPWIWGRPPPPPRHRRRRFVYCL; encoded by the coding sequence ATCGGATCAAGGCGCCCTTGGAGTGCTCCCGAGGCTCGGACAAGACCTGGGGCTTGCGGGGCGCTGCGGGTGCGTGATGGCGAAGCGGTCACGATGACCGCCTCCTCGCGGAACAGCGTCAACTACCAGCGGTTTGGGGAGCTGGTCGAGCGGGCCAATCCCACCGGCGACATCTGGGTGATCATCGACAATCTCTCCAGTCACCACAGCGTTTCCACCCGCGCGTGGCTGGCCGACCGTCCCCGGATCAAGCACGCGTTCATCCCCGTCGGCGCGTGCTGGCTCAACCTGCAGGAGGCTTGGTGGCGGATCTTCCGCCGCGAGGCCCTGGCCGGGCAGACGTTCGCCGACGCCGCCGAGATCAGGCAGGCCACCGTCCACGCCACCGCCGCCCTCAATCGCCGGGCCAGGCCCTGGATCTGGGGACGCCCACCCCCGCCACCCCGACATCGGCGACGCCGCTTCGTGTACTGCCTTTGA
- a CDS encoding transposase, giving the protein MDADLDTLLIALYVALEDHIIPARRTRRAGPGRRPKVTDAELVCLAVAQALLRYPDEHHWLRAAPARVGHLFPRLLSQPEYNRRLRAAADLMEDALRWLADHTPATAEPLRLMDGTPVPCGASRTTARRSNLFGWAGYGHDTSHHRFYWGTRLMLLVTAEGTITGFGLANPKLVGERQQVLGLLARRKNLPSPGSTIVCDKGFAGRDFAIALAGKALTVLRPARKDEPDPGIFPHWLRQRVEAIIWTLKGQLHLEHHGGRIPTGLWARIVQRLLALNAAIWHNHHNGQPTLRSLIAYDS; this is encoded by the coding sequence GTGGACGCCGACCTGGACACTCTTCTGATCGCACTCTACGTGGCCTTGGAGGATCACATCATCCCGGCCAGACGGACACGCCGGGCCGGTCCGGGCCGCCGGCCAAAGGTCACCGATGCCGAACTGGTGTGCCTGGCCGTGGCGCAGGCGCTGCTGCGCTACCCCGATGAGCATCACTGGCTACGTGCCGCACCCGCCCGGGTCGGGCACCTGTTCCCGCGGCTGTTGTCGCAACCGGAGTACAACCGCCGGCTCCGCGCCGCCGCTGACCTGATGGAAGACGCGCTGCGGTGGCTGGCCGACCACACCCCGGCCACCGCCGAACCGCTGCGGCTGATGGACGGCACACCGGTGCCCTGCGGCGCCTCCCGGACCACCGCGAGGCGCTCGAACCTGTTCGGCTGGGCCGGCTACGGCCACGACACCTCCCACCACCGCTTCTACTGGGGTACCAGGCTGATGCTCCTGGTCACCGCCGAGGGCACCATCACCGGGTTCGGGCTGGCCAACCCCAAGCTGGTCGGCGAACGCCAGCAGGTGCTGGGCCTGCTCGCCCGCCGCAAGAACCTGCCGTCCCCAGGCAGCACGATCGTGTGTGACAAGGGCTTCGCCGGCCGAGACTTCGCCATCGCCCTGGCCGGCAAGGCCCTGACCGTGCTCCGCCCGGCCCGCAAGGACGAACCCGACCCGGGCATCTTCCCCCACTGGCTACGCCAACGCGTCGAAGCGATCATCTGGACCTTGAAAGGCCAACTCCACCTCGAACACCACGGCGGGCGCATCCCCACCGGCCTGTGGGCCCGCATCGTGCAGCGTCTGCTCGCCCTCAACGCCGCGATCTGGCACAACCACCACAACGGACAACCCACCCTGCGGTCACTGATCGCCTACGACTCTTAA
- a CDS encoding SchA/CurD-like domain-containing protein, with product MPQFAAVTWKVKPGYEAELAELFANYKRPDSFIVRDAQGAEVGKVMATAVFMKDDTIVRVIQFEGPLDEVLRHMSRQQGVRELEDAVDKYLVEPRDTTSPEGFRQFFQRSSMRCLVQRFADV from the coding sequence ATGCCGCAATTCGCTGCTGTTACCTGGAAGGTCAAGCCCGGATATGAGGCGGAACTCGCCGAGTTGTTCGCCAATTACAAGCGCCCTGACTCCTTCATTGTGCGCGACGCCCAGGGAGCCGAGGTCGGCAAGGTCATGGCCACCGCGGTGTTCATGAAGGACGACACGATTGTGCGCGTGATCCAGTTCGAGGGCCCGCTGGACGAGGTGCTCCGGCACATGTCCCGCCAGCAGGGGGTCCGCGAGCTAGAGGACGCGGTGGACAAGTACCTCGTCGAGCCGCGCGACACCACTTCGCCCGAGGGCTTCAGGCAGTTCTTCCAGCGCAGCAGCATGCGCTGCCTGGTCCAGCGGTTCGCGGACGTGTAG